The stretch of DNA GGTCGATGGTCGGCACCGTGTCGCCGACGGCCATGAAGCCGTCCGTACAGAGGCTACCGGGCATCTGGATGTGGGCCGAACCGCGGTGTTGCTGTTTCTCGGTGATGCGCTCGGCGTCGGCGAACCGCGGGTCCTCGTCCAGCCACCGGTGTAGGTAGTCGTCGATGCTCGCGCCGTCGCGACCGTACCGCTCGTGGCTCTCGTTTTGGATGTAACAGAGGCCGACCTTCGCGGTGTCGCCGCCGGTGTGGAAGACCCACGAGTACCCGCCGGGGGCGTAGGTGTGGTCCAGGCGGAGCATCATCGTGTCCGTGAGATCGGCGTAGTCGGGGTGGTCCATCTGGACGCCCGCCATCTCCCACTCGACGCCGATGGCTTGGTGGTCGCGCTGCAGGTCGCTCACGCCGAGTTTCTTCGCCAGCGGCGCCGCCGGCCCCGTCGCGTCGACGACGATGTCGGCGTACACCTCCTCGTCGCCCGCGTAGCGGACGCCATCGATGGTGTCGTCGGCCCCGATGATCGGGGCGTTGACGCGGGCGTCGAAGCGGTAGGTCGCACCCTCCGCGCGGCCCTCCTCGACCAGCCAGCGTTTGAACTCGGCGAACTCCAAGACGGCACCGGGCTGGTGCTGGACGTAGTGGTCGTTCGGCGACTCCAGCACCACGTCGTCCGTGTAGTTCATCACCACGTCGTCCGGCACGCCGAAGGAAGCCATCATCGAGGGGAACGTGCCGGCAGTGGACTTGTTGCTCTGCCGGGGGAAGCCGTCCTCCGCTTCCGCTTCGAGGACGACTACGTCGTACCCCCGTTGAGCGAGGTCACGGGCGCACTGGGCCCCGGCGGGCCCCGCGCCGGCGACGATCACGTCGAAACGGTCGGGCATATCTTTCCCTACCACGAGAGCGTAATCAGTCTTTCCGAACTGGGACGGCGGGGACAGACTCTTGTCCGCGGCCGCCGCGTCACAGGCCGATGCAGCGACGGGACGAACGGGGGGACCCGACGTGACGAGCGGTCGCGACGCCGCCGTTCTCGGCGTGGCCGTGGCGAGCGCCCTCGCCGTCGGCGCCGCCGCCCCACCCGCCCTCTCGCCGGCCGCCGGCTACGCCCTCGGCGTTACGGTCTTCGCCGCCCTCCTCTGGCTCACGGGCGCCGTCCCGCTCTCCCTGACCGCGCTCGCGATCCCCGTCCTCCTCGTCGCCTTCGGCGTCGCTCCCACCTTCGGCGACGCCGTCACCGGCTTCGCCGACCCCGTGATCTTCCTCCTGCTCGCCGGGTTCGTCCTCGCCGAGGCGCTCCAGCTCCACGGCGTCGACCGCCGGGTCGCCTACCACGTCCTCCTGCGCGTCGGCACCTCGCCCCGACGGCTCGTCCTCGCGCTCATGGTCGCCACCGCCCTGCTCTCGATGATCGTCTCGAACACCGCGACGACGGCGATGATGGTGCCCATCGCCGTCGGCCTCGTGGGGGAAGTGACCGAGGTGGTGAGCGCCGACGCCGACGCCGACGCCGAGGCCGGGGCCGAGACGCCCGCCACCGCCCGCGACGAGGCGCCCTCGAACTTCCAGCTCGCGGCGCTGCTCGGCGTCGCCTACGCCGCCAGTCTCGGGGGCGTCGGCACCATCGTCGGCACGCCCCCGAACGCCATCGTGGTCGGGCAGCTACGCGAACTCCTCGACTACCACGTCTCCTTCGCGGACTGGCTCCTCGTCGGCCTGCCGATGGTCGTCGTCACCCTCCCCGTCGCCTGGGTGTTGCTCACCGTCGTCGTCTACCCGCCACGGGTCGGCGACGTGAGCGACGCGCGAGAGCGCGCCCGGCAAAGTCTCGCCGCGGCCGGCGGGCTGGACTCGCGGGCACGCCGCACCGTCGGCATCTTCGCCCTCACGGCGGTGCTCTGGCTGTTCGGCGGCCTCGGCTTCCTCGTGCGGCCGGTCCTACCGCCCC from Haloplanus salinus encodes:
- a CDS encoding digeranylgeranylglycerophospholipid reductase, whose protein sequence is MPDRFDVIVAGAGPAGAQCARDLAQRGYDVVVLEAEAEDGFPRQSNKSTAGTFPSMMASFGVPDDVVMNYTDDVVLESPNDHYVQHQPGAVLEFAEFKRWLVEEGRAEGATYRFDARVNAPIIGADDTIDGVRYAGDEEVYADIVVDATGPAAPLAKKLGVSDLQRDHQAIGVEWEMAGVQMDHPDYADLTDTMMLRLDHTYAPGGYSWVFHTGGDTAKVGLCYIQNESHERYGRDGASIDDYLHRWLDEDPRFADAERITEKQQHRGSAHIQMPGSLCTDGFMAVGDTVPTIDPLWGEGIHKGMKSGRMAAITADRCFTEADPDTSAEAMSVYSKLWHSEVAPRMRERLLMTELLYLTPNERYDRLMDDLRAAAGDTLAKVNAGDVGAMLKLFHLGDVGLLAKFAKERLRERSS
- a CDS encoding SLC13 family permease; translation: MTSGRDAAVLGVAVASALAVGAAAPPALSPAAGYALGVTVFAALLWLTGAVPLSLTALAIPVLLVAFGVAPTFGDAVTGFADPVIFLLLAGFVLAEALQLHGVDRRVAYHVLLRVGTSPRRLVLALMVATALLSMIVSNTATTAMMVPIAVGLVGEVTEVVSADADADAEAGAETPATARDEAPSNFQLAALLGVAYAASLGGVGTIVGTPPNAIVVGQLRELLDYHVSFADWLLVGLPMVVVTLPVAWVLLTVVVYPPRVGDVSDARERARQSLAAAGGLDSRARRTVGIFALTAVLWLFGGLGFLVRPVLPPPVYTTLFGGDAVSIFGTTGHQGLLYYVVVGLVAVVALVVTDAAEWDEVLDIDWATLVLLGGGISLADALVDTGATEWLASVTLGALGPVPLPLLVLAVVTLVVVVGELASNTAMAAILAPLLVGIGPAYAETLGTSAPTAAAVLAIVGAVAASYGFALPVATPPNAIAYGAGYMDREDMLRAGLPLDAVVILLATATLTLLVRFVWPVIL